One Hydrogenispora ethanolica genomic region harbors:
- a CDS encoding TetR/AcrR family transcriptional regulator, giving the protein MLQQLSRREKERQAREAEIVAAAEAVFCQKGFDGASMDEIAKAAQFTKRTVYQYFSGKEDLYFAVALKQFQQLLAYFRAAVAAGDSGFEKIQRAGLAYYQYYKDHPDTFLLLYTGFIQVSAPDVPQRQKLLELKRAAFGELSAVFEEGKADGSIRADLDEAKAAYSFIFVHSGFFQMFSESGHSFAGNHGLGAEEFILFTLGLLSDAVRA; this is encoded by the coding sequence TTGTTACAGCAATTATCACGGCGGGAGAAGGAGCGGCAGGCGCGCGAGGCGGAGATCGTCGCCGCGGCGGAGGCGGTCTTCTGCCAAAAAGGCTTCGACGGCGCTTCGATGGACGAGATCGCCAAAGCGGCCCAGTTTACCAAGCGAACCGTCTATCAGTATTTCAGCGGCAAGGAAGATCTCTATTTCGCGGTGGCGCTCAAGCAATTTCAGCAGCTTTTGGCGTATTTTCGCGCCGCGGTGGCGGCGGGGGACAGCGGTTTTGAGAAGATCCAACGCGCCGGATTGGCCTACTATCAGTACTATAAAGATCACCCCGACACTTTCCTGCTGCTCTACACGGGCTTTATTCAGGTCAGCGCCCCGGACGTCCCGCAGCGCCAAAAGCTGCTGGAGTTGAAGCGCGCCGCGTTTGGGGAACTGAGCGCGGTGTTTGAGGAAGGGAAAGCCGATGGCAGCATCCGGGCCGATCTGGATGAGGCGAAGGCGGCGTACTCCTTTATTTTCGTGCATAGCGGGTTCTTTCAGATGTTCTCCGAGTCCGGCCATTCTTTCGCGGGTAACCACGGTCTCGGCGCCGAGGAATTCATCCTTTTCACGCTCGGGCTGTTGTCCGACGCCGTCCGGGCCTGA
- a CDS encoding flavodoxin family protein — protein sequence MKQTPKVVGVISSAHRNGNTAALVREALGGAAAAGATVEEIFLPQLRIEYCNGCFHCISAGECPIGDDFAAVQSALYEADGIILGSPTYAGSFNAVMQTLFERLGMYERLTSSLGGKYLAGVSSCSGMGAAAVARRMVRLMSGGIFGRGYESGTLGVPLRGREAAALPKPLRRARNLGGKLVRDIRRGRRFPLQNLAGRLVSRWILRPNFRRFILSNRDGGMKAVYQNLNRRGLLP from the coding sequence ATGAAACAAACACCGAAAGTGGTCGGGGTGATCTCCAGCGCCCACCGGAACGGCAATACCGCGGCGCTGGTCCGGGAGGCGCTGGGGGGCGCGGCTGCGGCGGGCGCCACGGTGGAGGAGATCTTCCTGCCCCAGCTGCGGATCGAATATTGCAACGGCTGTTTCCACTGTATCAGCGCGGGGGAGTGTCCCATCGGGGACGATTTCGCCGCCGTCCAAAGCGCGCTGTACGAGGCCGACGGCATCATTCTGGGTTCGCCGACCTATGCCGGGTCGTTTAACGCGGTCATGCAGACGCTCTTCGAACGGCTGGGCATGTATGAGCGGCTCACTTCCTCGCTGGGTGGCAAGTACCTGGCGGGCGTCTCCAGCTGCAGCGGCATGGGCGCGGCGGCGGTAGCCCGGCGCATGGTCCGGCTGATGAGCGGCGGCATCTTCGGGCGGGGTTATGAGAGCGGTACGCTGGGAGTCCCGCTCCGCGGCCGCGAGGCCGCGGCCCTCCCCAAACCACTGCGGCGAGCCCGGAACTTGGGCGGGAAGCTGGTCCGGGATATCCGGCGGGGCCGGCGCTTTCCGCTGCAGAACTTGGCGGGCCGGCTGGTCAGCCGCTGGATATTGCGGCCCAATTTCCGCCGCTTCATTCTGAGCAACCGGGACGGTGGCATGAAGGCCGTCTATCAGAATCTCAACCGGCGGGGGCTGCTGCCCTGA
- a CDS encoding MBL fold metallo-hydrolase, whose translation MKVTDTVYALDSTRSSYAYLILDPAGNCLIDTGLPGRGRAILKELEALGVRPETIRQILLTHYDIDHIGNAAMLQKATGAELWGPAEDIPYILGERARPGIKKAFTALFWVEKPRGIQAYPQERLMAGLRVIPTPGHTPGHVCLLFEDLLFAGDLVENRGGRLKPLGSWLTWDGAVLRDSLAKTAELSFRWICPAHGAPVERGDRWKPETLWR comes from the coding sequence ATGAAGGTTACGGATACCGTTTACGCCCTGGACTCCACCCGCAGTTCCTATGCCTATCTCATTCTGGACCCGGCGGGGAATTGCTTGATCGATACCGGGCTGCCCGGCCGGGGCCGGGCCATCCTGAAGGAACTGGAGGCCCTGGGCGTCCGGCCCGAAACGATCCGCCAAATTCTCTTGACACATTACGATATCGATCACATAGGAAACGCCGCCATGTTGCAAAAGGCCACCGGCGCCGAACTGTGGGGGCCGGCGGAGGACATTCCCTACATATTGGGCGAGCGGGCCCGGCCGGGTATTAAGAAGGCTTTCACGGCGCTCTTTTGGGTCGAAAAACCGCGTGGTATCCAAGCGTATCCCCAGGAGCGGCTCATGGCGGGCCTCCGGGTCATCCCGACACCGGGGCACACCCCCGGTCATGTCTGCCTGCTCTTCGAGGATCTGCTGTTCGCCGGGGACCTGGTGGAGAACCGGGGCGGCCGGCTGAAACCGCTGGGCTCCTGGTTGACGTGGGACGGGGCGGTATTGCGGGACTCTTTGGCGAAAACGGCGGAGTTGTCTTTCCGCTGGATCTGCCCGGCGCACGGCGCGCCGGTCGAACGGGGCGACCGTTGGAAGCCGGAGACTCTCTGGCGGTAA
- a CDS encoding YwmB family TATA-box binding protein: MIRNFASRMILAGVFLVLFSIKFVDVTVGEQLLEYPLAIAWEATGIPLTGVSTETWTQLNTRWMPEYELKKTAEQIQRQLQLRPKTSLLSGQQSEFAYVSFEGTRADGTLVAVTLQSTRNDNLVETQLGVNTVNAGVIPDLRGYIEKLRRSVLPLGRNARFNVALSGERKGKIPVNLMRDFSGKAFRRIKARVIDAAVQDGNMVQKGYTNLIKDAVSYRSSQVNIELNTRYDPARNLTEVIIATPDVSDGV; this comes from the coding sequence ATGATTCGAAATTTTGCAAGCCGCATGATACTGGCGGGCGTCTTTTTGGTCTTATTCTCCATCAAATTCGTGGATGTCACGGTCGGCGAACAACTCCTGGAGTACCCGCTGGCCATCGCCTGGGAAGCCACGGGGATCCCCTTGACCGGGGTTTCCACCGAGACCTGGACCCAGCTGAATACCCGCTGGATGCCGGAGTACGAACTGAAGAAAACGGCCGAGCAGATTCAGCGCCAGTTGCAATTGCGCCCCAAGACGTCGCTCCTCTCGGGCCAGCAGTCCGAGTTCGCCTATGTTTCGTTTGAGGGGACCCGAGCCGACGGCACGCTGGTGGCGGTGACCCTGCAGTCGACCCGCAACGACAACCTGGTCGAGACCCAGCTGGGCGTGAATACCGTCAACGCCGGGGTGATCCCGGACCTGCGGGGCTATATCGAGAAACTGCGCCGCTCGGTGCTGCCCCTTGGCCGGAACGCCCGGTTCAACGTGGCCCTCTCCGGTGAGCGGAAGGGGAAGATCCCGGTGAATTTGATGCGGGATTTTTCGGGGAAAGCCTTCCGCCGGATCAAGGCGCGGGTGATCGACGCGGCGGTTCAGGACGGGAACATGGTGCAAAAGGGCTACACCAATCTGATCAAGGACGCGGTGAGCTACCGTTCCAGCCAGGTCAATATCGAGCTGAATACCAGATATGATCCGGCCCGCAACCTGACCGAGGTGATCATCGCCACGCCCGACGTGAGCGACGGCGTATGA
- a CDS encoding MFS transporter — protein sequence MKPRSIWLLAAGHFFTDVNQGAIAALLPFFIAEHHLSYAAAAGILFAANITSSIIQPLFGYFSDCSGRSWLMPLGVFLAGLGLALAGVMPSYPLILCSVAMSGVGVALFHPDGARLANSASARQKAVGMSYFTVGGNTGFAAGPILATAVLSLWGLRGTLALLIPPALVALILYRRFAGASCPAGPDPQQPPTPAGTAPDQWSPFLRISGAVIVRSILFYGLTTFLPLYWIHILHQSKTLGAGSISILYLSGAVGTLIGGRLAERFGYRAVIGGGFALLFPIFWLFSRTTDLYLATALLIPMGIALYAPFSPMVVLGQRYLPNRVGLASGVTLGLAVSIGGLAAPGLGRLADSYGLHSALSLLLIFPVIATLLALSLPERRPGTSVVRSQ from the coding sequence ATGAAACCGCGTTCCATCTGGCTGTTGGCGGCCGGACACTTTTTCACCGATGTCAACCAGGGGGCCATCGCCGCCCTGCTGCCTTTCTTCATTGCCGAGCACCACCTGTCCTACGCGGCGGCGGCCGGCATTCTCTTCGCGGCCAATATCACTTCTTCCATCATCCAGCCGCTCTTCGGCTATTTTTCCGATTGTTCCGGCCGGAGCTGGCTGATGCCGTTGGGGGTATTCCTGGCGGGGCTGGGGTTGGCTCTGGCGGGGGTGATGCCGTCCTATCCCCTGATCCTCTGCTCCGTGGCCATGAGCGGCGTCGGCGTGGCGCTCTTCCATCCTGACGGGGCCCGGCTCGCCAATAGCGCCTCGGCCCGGCAGAAGGCGGTGGGCATGAGCTACTTCACGGTCGGCGGGAATACCGGCTTCGCGGCCGGTCCCATCCTGGCCACGGCGGTGCTGTCGCTCTGGGGCCTCCGGGGCACCCTGGCCTTGCTCATCCCGCCCGCGCTGGTGGCTTTGATTCTGTACCGCCGCTTCGCCGGAGCCTCCTGCCCGGCCGGCCCGGATCCCCAGCAGCCCCCGACGCCGGCCGGAACGGCCCCGGATCAGTGGTCGCCCTTCCTGCGCATCTCCGGCGCGGTCATCGTGCGCTCGATCCTCTTTTACGGGCTGACCACCTTTTTGCCCTTGTACTGGATCCACATCCTGCACCAGTCCAAAACACTGGGCGCCGGCAGCATCTCCATCCTCTACCTGTCGGGAGCGGTCGGGACCCTGATCGGCGGCCGCCTGGCGGAGCGGTTCGGCTACCGCGCCGTGATCGGCGGCGGATTCGCCTTGCTCTTCCCGATCTTCTGGCTGTTCAGCCGGACGACCGACCTCTACCTGGCCACCGCCCTCTTGATCCCCATGGGCATCGCGTTGTACGCCCCTTTCAGTCCCATGGTGGTTCTGGGCCAGCGTTACCTGCCCAACCGGGTCGGCCTGGCCTCCGGCGTCACCCTGGGACTGGCGGTGAGCATCGGCGGCCTGGCCGCCCCGGGGCTGGGACGGTTGGCCGACAGCTACGGCTTGCATTCGGCCTTGAGCCTGCTGCTCATCTTCCCGGTGATCGCGACCCTGCTGGCCCTCTCCCTCCCCGAGCGGCGGCCCGGCACCAGCGTCGTCCGTTCCCAATGA
- a CDS encoding 4Fe-4S binding protein, whose amino-acid sequence MKLKQIIHQWAWVILIAFCLIGVAYPVIGAAALICMAAPVVTAFFKGRMWCGHFCPRGSYNDVVLAQFSRRLKLPRLFKGAWFRWTFFGLLMAAFAVQIGLAWGDPWAVGKVFVRMIIVTTLLATVLGLIFQPRTWCGICPMGTLAGAVAQRRAAAKAGKGPAVAPSCPGNAAKLPQSPERS is encoded by the coding sequence ATGAAGCTGAAGCAGATCATTCATCAATGGGCTTGGGTCATCCTGATCGCGTTCTGCCTGATCGGCGTGGCGTATCCGGTGATTGGCGCGGCGGCCCTAATCTGCATGGCGGCGCCGGTAGTCACGGCCTTTTTTAAGGGGCGGATGTGGTGCGGCCATTTCTGTCCGCGCGGCAGCTACAATGACGTGGTCCTGGCCCAATTCAGCCGCAGGCTGAAGCTGCCGCGGCTATTCAAAGGAGCCTGGTTTCGCTGGACCTTTTTCGGGTTATTGATGGCCGCTTTCGCGGTGCAGATCGGCCTGGCCTGGGGAGACCCCTGGGCCGTCGGCAAGGTCTTCGTCCGCATGATCATCGTGACCACCCTGTTGGCCACGGTGCTCGGCCTGATCTTTCAGCCGCGGACCTGGTGCGGGATCTGTCCCATGGGCACCTTGGCCGGAGCGGTGGCGCAGCGCCGCGCGGCCGCCAAAGCGGGGAAGGGGCCGGCCGTCGCGCCGTCCTGCCCCGGGAACGCCGCCAAGCTTCCGCAATCGCCGGAGCGCTCCTGA
- a CDS encoding LacI family DNA-binding transcriptional regulator: MSTIKEIAKLAGVGVGTVSRVLNGGQNVSQETLEKVLEISRKLNYKPNKTARSLVKGHYSQPTIGVVFTVAIHPFFQEILKGIYHGLKPSHYNLLIFNTGGDRSDVFNRIPYENLAGVLIVSTKMTPEEKRQLKMNGVPFLYLDYFEQGENSIYLDNFRGGGLAAEYLLSQQAAKIAFVGENTRNQQFEERYAGFLGKLEENGLGIVCRKLIDIKVDMPFDVYEQESYLLTKELLQEKEIDGIFYYCDEFAYGGLTALRELGRQLPIIGYDDILPSKYLELTTVRQPAYQLGLAGAETIMELAADQSGEVLNQCIRPELMIRST, from the coding sequence ATGTCGACCATCAAAGAGATCGCCAAATTGGCCGGCGTCGGAGTGGGAACCGTTTCGCGGGTTCTCAACGGCGGGCAGAACGTTTCCCAGGAGACGCTGGAAAAGGTGCTGGAGATCTCCCGCAAATTGAACTATAAACCGAACAAGACCGCCCGGAGCCTGGTGAAGGGGCATTATTCCCAGCCGACCATCGGGGTGGTCTTCACCGTCGCCATTCACCCTTTTTTCCAGGAGATTTTGAAAGGCATCTATCACGGGCTGAAGCCGTCCCATTACAACCTGTTGATCTTCAATACCGGAGGCGACCGGAGCGACGTTTTCAACCGGATCCCCTACGAAAATCTGGCCGGGGTGCTGATTGTCTCCACCAAGATGACCCCGGAGGAGAAGCGGCAGCTCAAAATGAACGGGGTCCCCTTTCTGTATCTGGACTATTTCGAGCAGGGCGAAAACTCAATTTACCTGGATAATTTCCGGGGCGGCGGTCTGGCCGCCGAGTACCTGCTGTCGCAACAGGCGGCCAAGATCGCCTTTGTGGGGGAGAATACCCGCAATCAGCAGTTTGAAGAGCGCTACGCGGGGTTCCTCGGCAAGCTGGAGGAGAACGGCTTGGGCATCGTCTGCCGCAAGCTGATCGACATTAAGGTAGACATGCCGTTCGACGTCTATGAGCAGGAATCGTACCTTTTGACCAAGGAGCTGCTGCAGGAGAAGGAGATCGACGGGATCTTTTATTACTGCGACGAATTCGCCTACGGCGGACTGACCGCCCTCCGCGAATTGGGCAGACAGCTGCCGATCATCGGCTACGACGATATCCTGCCCTCGAAATATCTGGAGCTGACCACCGTCCGGCAACCCGCCTATCAGCTGGGGCTGGCGGGGGCCGAGACCATCATGGAGCTGGCGGCGGATCAGAGCGGGGAAGTGCTGAACCAATGCATCCGGCCGGAACTGATGATCCGGTCCACTTAA
- a CDS encoding ABC transporter substrate-binding protein: MKRKKIVSSLFVTILLGVMLLTQCAFGETAAISVTGTWGGSELATFMKICEAAGVKVNFNTTRDLNAVLATAVKAKTLPDIAILPNPGKLQELAKQGVLKPLTYVSKADLKNYARTWISLGSYAGKLYGIYFKVANKSVIWYNPKEFKKNGWAVPKTWDELVALNKKIVAAGKTPWSIGADIGWPLSDWIENIMIRTAGPEVYEKWINHEIPWTDPAVKKAFQTWGQIVGDPKNLAGGIDGTLATTFQNGAVAVFQDNPKAYLYYEGDFMSGIVTSQLPSVKVGEDMDFFAFPAINPKYGAPVVGGADVLVAFSNKPEVKKLMKYLTTVQANEIAVQGGFLSQNKGVSLDAYPNVVSRNSARILTKASIYAFDASDLMPPAVGNQGGFWDACKRYIQDPSKLDAILADMEALAKKNY; this comes from the coding sequence ATGAAGAGAAAAAAGATCGTCAGTAGCTTGTTCGTAACCATCCTGCTCGGCGTGATGCTGTTGACCCAATGCGCGTTCGGGGAGACCGCCGCCATCTCCGTCACCGGTACCTGGGGCGGGAGTGAATTGGCCACCTTTATGAAGATCTGTGAGGCGGCGGGGGTGAAGGTGAATTTCAATACCACCCGCGACCTGAATGCGGTGTTGGCCACCGCGGTCAAGGCCAAGACGCTTCCGGACATCGCGATCCTGCCCAACCCCGGCAAACTGCAGGAACTGGCGAAGCAGGGCGTGTTGAAACCATTGACCTACGTCTCCAAGGCCGATCTGAAGAATTACGCCCGCACCTGGATCAGCCTCGGCAGTTACGCGGGCAAATTATACGGGATCTACTTTAAAGTGGCCAACAAGTCGGTCATCTGGTACAATCCCAAAGAATTCAAGAAGAACGGCTGGGCGGTTCCGAAGACCTGGGACGAACTGGTGGCCCTCAACAAAAAGATCGTCGCCGCCGGCAAGACTCCCTGGTCCATCGGCGCCGATATCGGCTGGCCGTTGTCAGACTGGATCGAGAATATCATGATCCGCACCGCCGGCCCCGAGGTATATGAGAAATGGATCAATCATGAGATCCCCTGGACCGACCCGGCGGTGAAGAAAGCCTTCCAGACCTGGGGGCAGATCGTGGGCGACCCCAAGAACCTGGCCGGCGGGATCGACGGGACCCTGGCGACCACCTTCCAGAACGGCGCGGTCGCGGTCTTCCAGGATAATCCCAAAGCCTACCTGTATTATGAGGGCGACTTCATGAGCGGCATCGTCACTTCGCAGCTTCCGAGCGTCAAAGTCGGCGAGGACATGGACTTCTTCGCTTTCCCGGCCATCAATCCCAAGTATGGCGCGCCGGTAGTGGGCGGAGCCGACGTCTTGGTGGCCTTCTCCAACAAGCCGGAAGTCAAAAAGCTGATGAAATACCTCACTACGGTCCAGGCGAACGAGATCGCGGTGCAGGGCGGCTTCCTCTCCCAGAATAAGGGCGTCTCTTTGGATGCCTATCCCAACGTGGTCAGCAGGAACTCGGCCCGGATTCTCACCAAAGCCAGTATTTACGCTTTCGACGCCTCCGACCTGATGCCGCCGGCAGTCGGCAACCAGGGCGGTTTCTGGGATGCTTGCAAGCGGTACATTCAAGACCCCTCCAAGCTGGATGCGATCCTGGCCGATATGGAGGCCCTCGCCAAAAAGAATTACTGA
- a CDS encoding carbohydrate ABC transporter permease: MIAASSDRNRRILEWTGHYLWILPAAVLVFFFLILPTFQTIYLSLNQEVSFSESEFRQYVLDELKTASGREVTRYDLFREIPGWQKALARIEAHYRIRVAPGEIDAAMTVKDTVELLTIAINQALQENGNAQQFVGLKNYAAMLADRNMLTAFKNNLLWLVVFTLFTVSLGLAIAALADRVRWATLAKTIIFMPMAISGVAAGVIWNFMYFKDVHTGTLNALLNLLVKVSPLPVKTFEGIAFLGRPELVNLALIAAGVWMQVGFCTVIFGAALKAVPVELLEMARIEGAKNLQVFFKIELPIIQSTIVVVVTQMIIWVLRVFDIIYALTKGGPFNSSEVVANRMYMTAFNEGNFQYAAAMAVILFIAVIPILIMNIRNLAYEDSVRE, from the coding sequence ATGATAGCAGCAAGCAGCGACCGCAACCGCCGGATTCTGGAATGGACCGGACATTATCTGTGGATTTTGCCGGCCGCGGTTTTGGTTTTTTTCTTTTTGATTCTGCCGACGTTTCAAACCATTTACCTCAGCCTGAATCAGGAGGTCTCGTTCAGCGAGAGCGAATTCAGGCAGTATGTCCTGGATGAGTTGAAGACCGCCAGCGGCCGGGAGGTCACCCGCTACGACCTGTTCCGCGAGATTCCCGGATGGCAAAAGGCGCTGGCCAGGATCGAGGCTCATTACCGGATCCGGGTCGCTCCCGGCGAGATTGACGCCGCGATGACCGTCAAGGATACGGTGGAGCTGCTGACGATCGCCATCAACCAGGCGCTGCAGGAAAACGGCAATGCCCAGCAGTTCGTGGGGTTGAAAAACTACGCCGCGATGCTCGCGGACCGGAACATGCTGACCGCCTTCAAGAACAACCTGCTCTGGCTGGTGGTCTTCACCCTCTTCACGGTCAGCCTGGGGCTGGCCATCGCCGCCCTGGCGGACCGGGTCCGCTGGGCCACGCTGGCCAAGACCATCATCTTTATGCCGATGGCCATCTCCGGCGTAGCCGCCGGCGTGATCTGGAACTTCATGTATTTCAAGGACGTTCATACCGGCACCCTCAACGCGCTGCTGAACCTGCTCGTGAAGGTGAGCCCGCTGCCGGTCAAAACCTTTGAGGGCATCGCCTTTCTGGGAAGGCCCGAACTGGTCAATCTGGCGCTGATCGCGGCCGGCGTCTGGATGCAGGTGGGTTTCTGCACGGTGATCTTTGGCGCCGCTTTGAAGGCGGTCCCCGTGGAACTGCTGGAGATGGCCAGGATCGAGGGGGCCAAAAACCTGCAAGTATTCTTCAAGATCGAATTGCCCATCATCCAGTCGACCATCGTGGTGGTGGTGACCCAGATGATCATCTGGGTGCTTCGGGTCTTCGACATTATTTACGCGCTGACCAAGGGCGGACCCTTTAATTCCAGTGAAGTGGTTGCCAACCGGATGTATATGACGGCATTTAACGAAGGCAATTTCCAGTACGCCGCGGCCATGGCGGTGATCCTCTTCATCGCGGTGATCCCGATCCTGATCATGAATATCCGGAATCTGGCCTATGAAGACAGCGTTCGCGAATAG
- a CDS encoding carbohydrate ABC transporter permease produces MKRNNSTAVHALGSTPWAHWILAVMVVAWLTPTLMLFVSSLRPVDQMMTSGWWTAFGQPGQFTLENYRTVLASKGIGTGFVNSLLITIPSTILPIIIGAMAAYPLSFFRFPGRKAIFITIIAMQIVPLQTVLIPVLLTLKGLRLNGTFLGIWLAHTAFGLPLCIYLFRNFFAQLPYSLIEAAKIDGAGNLQIFVRLIAPLSKPAFASLAIFQFLWVWNDLLVALVLLGDPALSPLTVRLSSLLGSLDAGWNVMTPAAFSSLILPLVIFVTFQKYFVRGILGGAVKG; encoded by the coding sequence ATGAAACGGAATAACAGTACTGCCGTCCACGCCTTGGGCAGCACCCCATGGGCGCACTGGATCCTGGCCGTGATGGTCGTGGCCTGGCTGACGCCGACCCTGATGTTGTTTGTCAGCTCGCTCCGGCCGGTGGATCAGATGATGACCAGCGGCTGGTGGACCGCTTTTGGGCAGCCGGGACAGTTTACTTTGGAGAACTACCGCACAGTGCTGGCGAGCAAGGGGATAGGGACCGGCTTCGTGAATTCGCTCTTGATCACGATTCCCTCGACCATTCTGCCGATCATTATCGGCGCGATGGCCGCCTATCCGCTCTCCTTCTTCCGGTTTCCGGGGCGGAAGGCGATCTTCATTACGATCATCGCCATGCAGATCGTGCCGTTGCAGACGGTGCTCATTCCGGTGCTGCTGACCTTGAAAGGGTTGCGCCTGAACGGGACGTTCCTCGGCATCTGGCTGGCTCATACCGCGTTCGGGCTGCCGCTCTGCATCTATCTTTTCCGCAATTTCTTCGCCCAGCTGCCATACTCGCTGATCGAAGCCGCCAAGATCGACGGCGCGGGAAATCTGCAGATCTTTGTGCGGCTGATCGCTCCGCTCTCCAAACCGGCCTTCGCCAGCCTGGCCATATTCCAGTTCCTCTGGGTCTGGAACGACCTGCTGGTGGCACTGGTCCTCTTGGGCGATCCGGCCTTGAGCCCTTTGACGGTGCGGCTGTCGAGCCTGCTGGGTTCGCTGGACGCCGGGTGGAACGTCATGACGCCGGCCGCCTTTTCTTCGCTCATCCTGCCGCTGGTGATCTTTGTGACCTTCCAGAAGTATTTCGTCCGGGGCATCCTGGGCGGCGCGGTCAAGGGATGA